In Lactobacillus sp. PV012, one genomic interval encodes:
- a CDS encoding pectate lyase-like adhesive domain-containing protein: MNKRKNQKLKFGEVTQRLGLRKVSVGLCSVILGTSILVFGNHSKAQAATVDNAAQTTLQTTNTQQKADDAVQATSLDTNKAETVANTATVADKTATTSTAQTNDATQSASQDQEQAKIVPTVQANIPTNFKNSVQVSDWDQFSNAFKDSSVDQIVLNNDINVGGRREKAFTQKGIARTVEITSKDADKPVNFNFGEHFISTWDNNQKNTNQNWNIIFKDVNITSTDKVFTPIFTNNNSVNYSKKNTITYSNVNYTGHQFSRSDASNIVLDGNVNINSVLESGDYSVITAYSMKVTDGSNVVMNVKEDPKFSNNTTQYLWGNSAVHTYYNDSNDAVVIGSGATFKFNPDQATTNTKGFTFSDKANMIIADNAHVDMNMGDGNSTAILAARQLTVKNGAVLNITTKQDNNGSHAWGSNNNGNHVAPISLGNLKDSHGNTGFDIEKNATVRIVRSQSGRPAVSPLISFGSTGENPYNNYTLNVADGATLDLQDAGQSNWHEYGDKLASYLGNSAELPLNGLIAMYGIRSVDNLNFGNVKYVNLQRTGYQHGVLIRLEGGHNISGSNAVNINGNDIPLMQWQAGNHSDKSDYSWNVDSLFTENKMGNYAYNYNGKGQKTGNNPSKQQYSTDLKFDQTSGFVSFTDRKNVEQHADFNNNFNWWKAQRIAFGSQLAPDSSKYLASAKGEVVTHVGANEQSPSLAAKNVALTWKDTDGKAIVAPENYTVTWKKLPDTTKITEENSELVITFKDKSNETVKVPVVVKGATAINGNKVYQGEPAPNARLAVNTKDVDNFGIKAMTWDQTPKTDVAGAEIPGVVKVDYADGTHQLVNVTIDVIGVEKGIDHKDDKILYKVIRVATQVSGTGSQGDVTTETTYTRNRLTDYAYPVGNPKRVTYTKWTKEN, encoded by the coding sequence ATGAATAAAAGAAAAAATCAAAAATTAAAATTTGGTGAAGTAACTCAACGTTTAGGCTTAAGAAAAGTATCAGTTGGTTTGTGCTCAGTAATTTTGGGAACAAGTATTTTAGTATTTGGTAACCATTCTAAAGCTCAAGCTGCAACTGTAGATAATGCCGCTCAAACTACTTTACAAACTACCAATACTCAACAAAAAGCTGATGATGCTGTGCAAGCAACTAGTCTTGATACAAATAAAGCTGAAACTGTTGCTAATACAGCTACAGTAGCAGATAAGACAGCTACCACAAGTACTGCTCAAACTAATGATGCAACTCAATCAGCAAGTCAAGATCAAGAACAAGCTAAAATTGTTCCTACTGTCCAAGCAAACATTCCAACTAACTTCAAGAATTCGGTTCAAGTAAGTGATTGGGATCAATTTTCTAATGCCTTTAAGGACAGTAGTGTTGATCAAATTGTGTTAAATAATGACATTAATGTTGGTGGACGTCGTGAAAAAGCATTTACTCAAAAGGGAATTGCTAGAACTGTTGAAATTACCAGTAAAGATGCAGATAAGCCAGTAAACTTTAACTTTGGTGAGCACTTTATCAGTACTTGGGATAATAACCAAAAGAATACCAACCAAAACTGGAATATCATCTTTAAAGATGTAAATATCACCAGTACTGACAAAGTATTTACTCCAATTTTTACTAATAACAACAGTGTTAACTATTCAAAGAAAAATACTATTACTTACTCAAATGTAAATTACACTGGTCACCAATTCTCTAGATCAGATGCTTCTAACATTGTTTTAGATGGTAATGTAAATATTAATTCTGTTTTGGAAAGTGGCGATTATTCAGTAATTACTGCTTACAGCATGAAAGTAACTGATGGCTCTAATGTAGTAATGAATGTTAAAGAAGATCCTAAGTTTTCTAACAATACTACGCAATATCTTTGGGGTAACTCAGCAGTTCACACTTACTACAATGATAGTAATGATGCCGTAGTAATTGGTTCTGGTGCTACTTTTAAATTTAATCCTGATCAAGCAACTACTAACACTAAAGGATTTACATTTAGTGATAAGGCAAACATGATTATTGCAGATAATGCTCATGTAGATATGAATATGGGTGATGGTAACTCAACTGCAATTTTGGCTGCACGTCAATTAACTGTTAAAAACGGAGCTGTTTTGAATATTACTACCAAACAAGATAATAATGGCTCACATGCATGGGGTTCTAACAATAACGGAAACCACGTTGCTCCAATTAGCTTGGGTAACTTAAAAGATAGCCACGGTAACACAGGTTTTGATATTGAAAAGAATGCCACTGTAAGAATTGTTCGTAGTCAAAGTGGTCGTCCAGCAGTTAGTCCATTAATTTCATTTGGTAGTACCGGTGAAAATCCATACAACAATTACACTTTAAATGTTGCTGATGGTGCTACTTTAGATTTACAAGATGCTGGACAATCTAATTGGCATGAATATGGTGACAAGTTAGCCTCATACTTAGGAAATTCAGCAGAATTACCTCTCAATGGTTTGATTGCAATGTACGGAATTAGATCTGTAGATAACTTAAACTTTGGAAATGTTAAGTATGTTAACTTACAAAGAACTGGTTACCAACACGGAGTTTTGATCCGTCTTGAAGGTGGTCATAACATCTCAGGCTCAAATGCAGTTAATATTAATGGTAACGATATCCCATTGATGCAATGGCAAGCTGGTAATCATTCTGATAAGAGTGATTATAGCTGGAATGTAGACAGTCTTTTCACTGAAAACAAGATGGGAAATTACGCTTACAATTACAACGGTAAGGGTCAAAAGACTGGAAATAATCCAAGTAAGCAGCAATACAGTACTGATTTGAAATTTGATCAAACTTCAGGATTTGTTTCATTTACTGATCGTAAGAATGTAGAACAACATGCAGACTTTAACAATAACTTTAACTGGTGGAAGGCTCAACGAATTGCCTTTGGTTCTCAATTAGCACCTGATTCTTCTAAGTATTTAGCAAGTGCTAAGGGCGAAGTAGTAACTCACGTTGGTGCTAATGAACAAAGTCCTTCTTTAGCTGCTAAAAATGTTGCCTTAACTTGGAAAGATACCGATGGTAAAGCAATTGTAGCTCCAGAAAATTATACAGTGACTTGGAAAAAACTTCCTGATACTACAAAGATTACTGAAGAAAACAGTGAGTTAGTAATTACTTTTAAAGATAAGTCTAATGAAACTGTAAAGGTACCTGTAGTAGTTAAAGGTGCAACTGCTATTAATGGTAATAAGGTTTACCAAGGTGAACCTGCTCCTAACGCTAGATTAGCCGTTAATACCAAAGATGTTGACAACTTTGGTATTAAAGCTATGACGTGGGATCAAACTCCAAAAACTGATGTTGCTGGTGCTGAAATCCCAGGCGTAGTAAAGGTGGATTATGCTGATGGAACTCACCAATTAGTAAATGTAACCATTGATGTAATTGGTGTAGAAAAGGGTATTGACCACAAAGACGATAAAATCTTATACAAAGTAATTCGAGTAGCAACTCAGGTTTCTGGAACTGGTAGTCAAGGTGATGTAACCACTGAGACTACTTATACTAGAAACAGATTAACTGATTATGCCTATCCAGTGGGTAATCCTAAACGTGTAACTTACACTAAGTGGACTAAGGAAAATTAA
- the msrB gene encoding peptide-methionine (R)-S-oxide reductase MsrB, with translation MENKEDLKKRLTPEQYAVTQEAATEAPFTGKYDDFYQPGIYVDVVSGEPLFSSQDKYDAGCGWPAFTKPIAKLTEKRDQSFGMERTEVRSKQANSHLGHVFTDGPIDRGGLRYCINSAALRFIPVDQLDQEGYGEYKKLFE, from the coding sequence ATGGAGAATAAAGAAGATCTAAAAAAGCGTTTAACTCCAGAACAATATGCAGTTACACAGGAAGCAGCTACAGAAGCACCATTTACAGGAAAATATGATGATTTTTACCAACCAGGAATTTATGTAGATGTGGTTAGCGGAGAACCCTTATTTTCATCCCAAGATAAATATGATGCTGGTTGTGGTTGGCCAGCCTTTACAAAACCAATTGCTAAACTGACCGAGAAAAGAGACCAATCTTTTGGAATGGAAAGAACAGAAGTAAGAAGTAAGCAAGCAAATTCTCACTTAGGGCATGTTTTCACCGATGGACCGATAGACCGTGGTGGATTACGTTATTGTATAAATTCTGCTGCTTTACGCTTTATTCCAGTTGATCAATTAGATCAAGAAGGTTATGGAGAATATAAAAAATTATTTGAATAA